In a genomic window of Littorina saxatilis isolate snail1 linkage group LG6, US_GU_Lsax_2.0, whole genome shotgun sequence:
- the LOC138969513 gene encoding NEDD4 family-interacting protein 1-like isoform X1, translating to MDRTVRYEVLENEEVPAQPVAMAMIVPPAPPPYEAEGNACAADIPMAQPAKLPNYVEATTLPSYEEAERSKMEEAQQRSNEALGDSVVESGHSNEVFSDMAIGTDGMFICTFLISFLFNWLGFLLSLCLSNTVAGRCGALSGLGLSIIKWVAIVKHRQWASDFADGDSWLWWLLFFCGFLLFIRGSVQYVRVKYEWAQLSNRLRRYRLI from the exons ATGGACAGAACAGTTCGATACGAAGTG CTGGAAAATGAGGAGGTGCCAGCGCAGCCTGTAGCAATGGCTATGATTGTGCCTCCAGCACCACCACCCTATGAAGCAGAAGGCAATGCGTGTGCTGCCGATATTCCTATGGCTCAGCCAG ccaAGCTTCCCAACTATGTGGAGGCGACCACACTTCCGTCCTACGAGGAGGCGGAACGCAGTAAGATGGAGGAGGCACAGCAGCGTAGCAACGAAGCTTTGGGCGACTCAGTTGTG GAGTCCGGTCACTCCAACGAAGTGTTCTCTGATATGGCCATTGGTACTGACGGCATGTTCATCTGTACTTTCCTGA TCTCGTTCCTGTTCAACTGGCTGGGCTTCCTGCTGTCACTGTGTCTGTCCAACACGGTTGCCGGGCGGTGCGGGGCGCTGTCTGGTCTCGGTCTGTCCATCATCAAATGGGTCGCCATCGTCAAG CACCGACAGTGGGCCAGTGACTTTGCCGACGGCGACTCGTGGCTGTGGTGGCTGCTCTTCTTCTGTG GCTTCCTTCTGTTCATCCGTGGTTCTGTGCAATACGTGCGCGTCAAGTACGAGTGGGCCCAGCTCAGCAACCGTCTTCGTCGTTACCGTCTCATTTAG
- the LOC138969513 gene encoding NEDD4 family-interacting protein 1-like isoform X2 codes for MEEAQQCSDSVVVSVTVRVMEEAQQCSDSVVVSVTVRVMEEAQQCSDSVVVSVTVRVMEEAQQCSDSVVESGHSNEVFSDMAIGTDGMFICTFLISFLFNWLGFLLSLCLSNTVAGRCGALSGLGLSIIKWVAIVKHRQWASDFADGDSWLWWLLFFCGFLLFIRGSVQYVRVKYEWAQLSNRLRRYRLI; via the exons ATGGAGGAGGCACAGCAGTGTAGCGATTCAGTTGTGGTGAGTGTTACTGTTAGGGTAATGGAGGAGGCACAGCAGTGTAGCGATTCAGTTGTGGTGAGTGTTACTGTTAGGGTAATGGAGGAGGCACAGCAGTGTAGCGATTCAGTTGTGGTGAGTGTTACTGTTAGGGTAATGGAGGAGGCACAGCAGTGTAGCGACTCAGTTGTg GAGTCCGGTCACTCCAACGAAGTGTTCTCTGATATGGCCATTGGTACTGACGGCATGTTCATCTGTACTTTCCTGA TCTCGTTCCTGTTCAACTGGCTGGGCTTCCTGCTGTCACTGTGTCTGTCCAACACGGTTGCCGGGCGGTGCGGGGCGCTGTCTGGTCTCGGTCTGTCCATCATCAAATGGGTCGCCATCGTCAAG CACCGACAGTGGGCCAGTGACTTTGCCGACGGCGACTCGTGGCTGTGGTGGCTGCTCTTCTTCTGTG GCTTCCTTCTGTTCATCCGTGGTTCTGTGCAATACGTGCGCGTCAAGTACGAGTGGGCCCAGCTCAGCAACCGTCTTCGTCGTTACCGTCTCATTTAG